One Gossypium hirsutum isolate 1008001.06 chromosome A08, Gossypium_hirsutum_v2.1, whole genome shotgun sequence genomic window, CCTGAATCTTTTGTTCAGTCAATCCAGAAACCTAGAGTGGTAATCATGCTTGTTAAGGCAGGGGCCCCTGTTGACCAAACCATTAAGACTCTCTCTGCATACTTGGAGAAAGGTGATTGTATCATTGATGGTGGCAACGAGTGGTATGAAAACACTGAGAGACGACAGAAAGAGATGTTGGCACTGGGTTTGTTATACCTTGGGATGGGAGTTTCAGGTGGTGAAGAAGGTGCACGAAATGGTCCCTCTTTAATGCCTGGAGGGTCCTTTGAAGCTTACAAGTACATTGAAGACATTCTTCTAAAAGTTGCAGCTCAAGTTCCAGATAGTGGCCCATGTGTGACTTACATTGGAAAAGGTGGATCTGGTAATTTTGTCAAGATGGTTCACAATGGAATTGAATATGGTGATATGCAACTGATTGCAGAGGCTTATGACGTGCTGAAATCTGTTGGGAAATTATCTAATGAAGAACTACATAGTGTTTTCTCAGAATGGAACAAGGGGGAGCTTTTGAGCTTCTTGATTGAAATCACTGCTGATATATTTGGAATTAAGGATGACAAGGCAGATGGTTATTTAGTCGATAAGGTTTTGGACAAAACTGGCATGAAGGGTACTGGTAAATGGACTGTACAGCAAGCTGCTGATTTGTCCGTTGCAGCTCCAACAATTGCAGCTTCTCTGGATTCAAGGTTCCTTAGTGGGTTGAAAGAGGAAAGAGTTGAAGCTGCTAAAGTCTTCAAATCAGGAGGATTTGGTGATGTCTTGACCGACCAAGTTGTGGACAAGGCAAAATTAATTGATGATGTAAGGCAAGCACTTTATGCATCCAAGATTTGCAGTTATGCTCAGGGCATGAATCTCATTCGTGCTAAAAGCATCGAGAAGGGTTGGGACTTGAAGTTGGGGGAACTGGCTAGGATATGGAAGGGAGGCTGCATTATCCGTGCTATTTTCCTGGACAGAATCAAGAAGGCTTATGATAGAAATTCTGACCTTGCAAACCTTCTTGTCGACCCAGAATTTGCAAAGGAAATCATTGACAGGCAATCTGCTTGGAGAAGAGTTGTTTGTCTTGCTATCAACTCAGGTATTAGCACTCCAGGCATGTCAGCCAGTCTTGCCTATTTCGACACTTATAGGAGGGAACGTGTACCGGCTAATTTGGTTCAAGCTCAACGAGATTATTTTGGCGCCCATACTTATGAAAGGGTTGACATGGACGGATCTTTCCACACTGAATGGTTCAAGATCGCCAAAAAGCTAAAAGATTAATGTTATTCTTGCAGTACTCTTCAGAACTTCCAATAAGTGTAATAAAATCTGCTCTGGACTCTATGCTACACAGAGCTACAACCATgattatctttttgaaaatttatctCAACTTCATTTCTCAAATTGAGCTGCGAATTTACACCCTGTTCTAGGATTAACGTGCGTTTATGTTGTTTCCGGATTTGAGTATTCACCCAATGTGGGTCTCTGTGGTTTGTGAACTATAAGAGAGtcaacttttttttcctttttgcttgATAATCTTctgttctttttaattttcttgcttTCTTGTACTGTTAGATATCAACATCTTTTAGACCGGTACTTATTGTTGTTTGTATAAATTCTGCTTTGATTTTGTTAATTCATTGCACATTCTGACCAGTGCAAATGCCTTGTCCTGCATCACTTATAGGTTAAGGCAAAAATGGTCATTACTTCTGCAGAATATCATATGGTGTACAGTGCATTATCTCATTCTTGAACTCTAGAACTATGTttga contains:
- the LOC107950381 gene encoding 6-phosphogluconate dehydrogenase, decarboxylating 2 isoform X1, whose translation is MISMSFPLFHFLTLLGLVDALVKHGHLRRNMAPPTRIGLAGLAVMGQNLALNIAEKGFPISVYNRTTSKVDETVERAKKEGDLPVYGFHDPESFVQSIQKPRVVIMLVKAGAPVDQTIKTLSAYLEKGDCIIDGGNEWYENTERRQKEMLALGLLYLGMGVSGGEEGARNGPSLMPGGSFEAYKYIEDILLKVAAQVPDSGPCVTYIGKGGSGNFVKMVHNGIEYGDMQLIAEAYDVLKSVGKLSNEELHSVFSEWNKGELLSFLIEITADIFGIKDDKADGYLVDKVLDKTGMKGTGKWTVQQAADLSVAAPTIAASLDSRFLSGLKEERVEAAKVFKSGGFGDVLTDQVVDKAKLIDDVRQALYASKICSYAQGMNLIRAKSIEKGWDLKLGELARIWKGGCIIRAIFLDRIKKAYDRNSDLANLLVDPEFAKEIIDRQSAWRRVVCLAINSGISTPGMSASLAYFDTYRRERVPANLVQAQRDYFGAHTYERVDMDGSFHTEWFKIAKKLKD
- the LOC107950381 gene encoding 6-phosphogluconate dehydrogenase, decarboxylating 2 isoform X2, with translation MAPPTRIGLAGLAVMGQNLALNIAEKGFPISVYNRTTSKVDETVERAKKEGDLPVYGFHDPESFVQSIQKPRVVIMLVKAGAPVDQTIKTLSAYLEKGDCIIDGGNEWYENTERRQKEMLALGLLYLGMGVSGGEEGARNGPSLMPGGSFEAYKYIEDILLKVAAQVPDSGPCVTYIGKGGSGNFVKMVHNGIEYGDMQLIAEAYDVLKSVGKLSNEELHSVFSEWNKGELLSFLIEITADIFGIKDDKADGYLVDKVLDKTGMKGTGKWTVQQAADLSVAAPTIAASLDSRFLSGLKEERVEAAKVFKSGGFGDVLTDQVVDKAKLIDDVRQALYASKICSYAQGMNLIRAKSIEKGWDLKLGELARIWKGGCIIRAIFLDRIKKAYDRNSDLANLLVDPEFAKEIIDRQSAWRRVVCLAINSGISTPGMSASLAYFDTYRRERVPANLVQAQRDYFGAHTYERVDMDGSFHTEWFKIAKKLKD